The Novipirellula galeiformis nucleotide sequence CTCTGTTACTGCTGGCGATCGCCGCTGCGGTTGGCATCGTGATCGACGCTTGGATCACACAGCCCTTTCAAAGTCGAGTCGCGTTTTGGGGGGCGGTCGCACTGGTTTCCTGCGTTTTGTTCGTGTTGGGGGCTGCCGCACGAAAGCGATTCGCAGTCGTTTTGGCTGTCATGTCGTTGGCGGGGCTGTGGCATGGCTACAACGACTCTCGCTATCAAACAGCATCGATTCTGAACGAGTTAGCAGCGTATCCGGAGCCCGCGATCGTCGAGGGGACCGTGGATCGGCCGGTGGTGCTTCGCCGCAATCCGTTGGCCGATTCCGTGCGGGGGCGAGATCAATCGCCGTGGCAATCGGTGCTTGAATTACAGCTTCATCGTGTTCGCATGGGGCAACGTTTTCACGCCTGTGATGGACGCGTGATGGTCGTCGGTGGCGGGCGGTTGGATCACTTTCGTCCGGGGGACACGGTTCGGGTTCATGGCGAATTAGCTCCGATCATGGCACCGAATAACCCAGGTGAAAACGATTTGCGTCCGGTGTATCGGCGTCGTGGGATTCACGCCCGAATGGATGTCGATCGAGAGAACCAGATTCAATTGCGTGAGCAATCATTCGTTCTCGGTCGTGTGGTCGCAGGCATGGCCACGCGTAGTCGCGAACTGCTTTTGCGGCACACCGGTGCATCGGCGGGGCCGTTGGCGGTGGCGTTGGTGATCGGGCAACGCGACTTCGTCGATCCCGAGACACGCGACTTGTTGCTTGTCACCGGCACGGCGCATTTGTTGAGTGTCAGTGGCTTGCATCTTGCGATCGTGATCATTTTAGCCAGCGGCATTGCGATCCTGTTGCGATTCCCGCTGGGAGCAAAAATCGTCTGGGTTTTGGCGATTTGTTGTTTGTATACCGCGATCACCGGAGGTCGCCCGCCGGTGATGCGTGCGGCGGTATTGGTGGCAATGGTGATGTTTTCACTGTGGTTCAAGCGACCGGCGCAACCGATCAATACTTTGTCGTTGGCCGCACTAATCTTGCTCGCGATCAATCCCGAGAATCTGTTTCACGTTGGCGTTCAGCTCTCATTCTTAGCCGTGGCAACTTTGTTTTTGTGTCAGGGCCGCGCGGTCACTCATTCGCATGCGGCGGGTTTGGCGATCGAAAATGAACAACGAATCGACGCCTTGATCGAATCCTCTCAATCGGCCACGGTTCGCTATGCGCGGATCGGATGGATGTGGCTCGGACGCATGGTGTGGTTCAGCGGCTGTGTGACCGCGATCAGCATTCCGTTGGTGTGGCACCAATTTCATATGGTTTCATTGATCAGTGTGGCGACCAATGTGATCTTGAGTCCGTTTTTGTTTTTCTCGTTGGCGTCGGGCGTTGCCACGGTCGTGGTGGGATGGGCGTTGGAATCGTTGGCCGCGATCCCTGGTTTTCTATGCGGGTTTGGACTGCAGCGAATGCGAGAGATTATCGGCATTGCGGCGGAGATTCCGTATGGCCATTTCTGGCTCCCCTCGCCCCCCGCGGCTTGGGTGTTTGTGTTCTATTTGGTGATGGTGCTCTCACTGTGTTGGCCGCAGAGTCGAGCGAGTTCTCATTTTCGTTACGGCTGGATTGCGTTTTGGATGGGGGCCGCTTGGATCATGGCCACCACCCATTCGCCGCTCGAAAGTGGATCGTTTGAAGCGACCTTCGTCGACGTCGGGCATGGCACGAGCGTGGTTTTACGAGACGATCGTGGACGCGTTTTTCTCTACGATTGCGGTCGCTTGGCAAACGAGATGGGCAGTAGTCGTGATATCGATGCGACGCTTTGGTCGCTCGGAGTGACCCGTTTAGACGCGATCTTTCTCTCTCATGCCGATTCGGATCACTACAATGCCATCCCGGGGGTGTTGCGGCGTTTCCAAGTCGATCGCATCATCACGCCCCCTGGGATGCTCGGCAAACAAGAACTGGGATTGAGAGCCACGCGTGAGGCAATTGAGTCCGCCAACGTGCCCGTGATTGAAGTCCATGATGCGGTGCTCGTGCCCGAGTTGCCGCCAGAATTTTCGTTGTTACATCCGCCGAAACGAAGGGTTGCCGGCAATGACAATGCGAACAGTTTAGTGTTGCAAGTCGATGTGGGGGGACGGGCGTTGTTGTTGCCCGGCGATCTTGAACCGCCAGGAACCGAAGTGTTGATTAACAAGCGGCGGCCACCGCTAGGCAGTGTTTTGATGGCGCCGCATCACGGCAGTTTGACGATGGATGCAGAGTCGATTTTGCAATGGTCACGCCCGGCCGAGGTGATCGTCAGCGGCGGCAAACGCTCGAGAAAGCCAGCGGTTCGCGCGATGTTAAACACCACCGGGGCTGGGGTCTACGTGACGGCGGAAGTAGGCGCCGTGCGGGTTCGCATCGGCCGGGATGGCGAGGTCGAAGTGCGATCATGGAAACGATCGCCGTGGTAAGGTGCCTTTCGGACTCGCTAGAACATTATGAAAAATGACATGGGATTCATAATGTAGCTGCGTTCGCAAGAACGCGGACCAACGCAAGGGCGACACGAGCTACATCAAAACACCTGCCTTACTCCACACTGCCGCGGACTTCTTGTAGCATGCTGTTCAGCTCAGGCAGCACTAACGACGAGGGCAAGGCGTAGCTGACCACGCGACCGGCTCGGGCAATGTTCAATCCGATCACGCGTCCAGAGGAATCGAGAACGGGACCGCCACATTGATCGGGATCCAACAGGGTGTCGTGTTGGAAGACGCGTTCGAAGCCGCTCAGTCGTGCGTTGCGTGGTCCATTGACGCGTGAGTCGTTTTCGGATTCTTGCAGCACCCCAAACTCGCGAATGCCCGCGTTCATTTCCATCGTGCTGCCGGCTCGGACGATCGTTAATTGAACACTCTCGCCCGGGAACATCCCACGTAGGGTGGTGATCACGTTGTCGCTGGTAAAGACTTCGCGTCCATTGATCGCGATGATTTGGTCCTCGGGTTCGATGCCTGCCTCGTCCGCACCACTGTCGGGCCAAACGCCTTGCACGCGTGCCCGCCCATTGCTGCTGTTGCCGAGGACGACGCCCAGTCGTCCTTTGTGATCGACGCGGCGTTCGAGCACGCCGAGGCTGCCAATGCCAATCGGACGTCCCGTGCGACCGGTGGTGATCAGAAAACTTCCCACAGGCGGTAGCTGCGGATAAAACTCGGCGGGTTTGACGTGAGTGTCCGCATCGATTTTGAGTAAGGCGAGATCATTTGCCCGTCGCACCGCGGCCACACGCGCGGGCAACAACCGACCATCGTAAAGCCGGACTCGAATCGGGTCTCCCCCGCTCAGCTCACTACGCTTCGTCAGCACATATCCTTCGGCACCGACGATGGTCCCCAATGCCGCGGTTCGGCCGCCGCTGATCACTTGGACCACCGATTGCTCAACCGCAGAGAGGATTGGGCGAACCAGTTGCATCATCTCGCCGTTGTCGCGGCGGTGCGAAACCTTGACGCTGAAACCTTGGCGAAGCCACTCCGCGGTACGTGATTCTTGAGCGTGCAGCGTATCGGTAGCGACAAGCGTAGCAAGGAGGATGGCGAACAAGCCGGTAGCGGTTCGCCGGGCAGATGGAAAAGAGTTCAAAACGTTGTCTCCAACAAGACGACACGGGAGGTGGAGTCGAAAAGCAGGCTGCTTGGAAATCGGGGTAAGTCGGAAGCCCGCTACGTCGAGCGAAACCGTTAATCCGCGCGTCCGATCTCAACGACGACGCGAATCCGTTGATCTTGGCGGTTGACCCAAATCTCAACCCGTTCTCCTGGCATTGTATCGGAGACGGCCTTGCTCAGTGAAGCAAAATCGGTCACCGTCATCTCGCCGAATCGCTCGACGATATCATTGACTTGGATACCGGCATCCTCAGCCGGAGATCCTTTGTTGACCTCTAGCACTCGTGCCACCTCTTCGGTTTGGTTGCCCCTGACGCCCAGCACCGGGCGGAATCCGGGCAACACGCCCCAGGCTTCGCTGGCCGCGAGCCGTTTCCAAGAGAAATCATAATGGTCGACCGGGATGTGTAAGTTGTCGGCAACATCGTTTCCAATCCGGCTGTGGACAGCGATCAAGCGTCCTTCGATATCAAACAGCGGGCCACCGCTGTCGCCCCCAATCAAGGCACAATCGGTGACGATCGCATCAGGACGAACCGTTAAGATTCGCCCCACGCGGGTGACCGGACCTCGCTCGCGATCGTAGCCTCCGGGATGACCGGTGGCGATGCACCACATGCCAGGAACTAAATGCTCGCTCGTTCCTAAGGTGGCGTGTTGCCAGGGACGGCCTTCGTTTTGACCGTCGTTGATTTTGATCAAACCGGCATCGACGCTACGATTCATCCCATACGTCGTCGCGGTCACCGTCCGACCATCTTGCAACTTAATCACGGCGTTCTTTTTGGGCCGCATCGCGACGTGCGCCGCGGTCAAAATGTATCCCGATTCGGTAATGATCACGCCGCAACCCTGAGCGGCACCAATCTGAACGCTAACGGTACAGTTTTTTGCTTGCGCGGCGACCCGTTGTTGCTGTTTTTCCAAAAGTTGCATTTGGTCCAGCGACGATGGGATCCCGCCTTTGCGGAGCAATGGCTGCAGCGGACTGGGAACCGAGACGAGCGTGCCGTTGGGGGACACCGAAGCGGACGAGGATTCCGAAGGAGACGGGAATAACTGTTGAGCTTCCAGCGGGGCGATCGGGGCGGACGCGGCTATGACCAACCCGAGTGCCAAGATTACCAAGCACCTGATCTTGAGCGCCGGAGCGATTGCCGGGGAGATTAACGCTTCGGTTGGATTCAATACGGACTCCATCAGACGGAAGGCTTCGTAGAAGAGGACGAGCGGATGGTGTAGGCTTGCAATTCCCTTTCGGGCGGATCACCCGCCAGGGCTTGCTAAGGTTGCTTTATTGTAACCTGCGTAGCAAGTCAGAGGAAAAAAGGAACCTCAGAAATCACCCCCCATTGGCTGCTTCAAAGAAGACTCTAGGATCGCCATTTATGCCTAAATCTCGTGTCTTGATCGTCGGATGCGGTTATCTCGGCTCCGTGGTTGCCGATTTTGCCCGTGATGCCGGACATACGGTTTACACCACCACCCGCCGTCCGTCGCGGGCCACTGAGCTGCAGCGTCGTGGATTTCAGCCCATTGTTGCCGATTGGACCGATCGTTCCCGTTTGCAGCGGCTGCCGGAGGTGGATCGGGTGCTGGTCGCGGTCAGCTATGACGCGTCGAGTGGAGTCTCTCGCTACGAATCCCAGGTCGGCGGACTGCGGAATTTATTGGGGGTGGTCAATCCGCAAGCCCCTCTGTGTTACATCAGTACGACGGGCGTTTATCACCAAACCGATGGGCGTTGGGTCGATGAACGCTCGCCGACAAAGCCGAATCGCGAAGGGGGGAAGGTGCATTTGCAAGCGGAAGATCTGTTGCATCGCCATCGTCCCAATGCGCCCTGGACGATCCTTCGTTTGGCGGGAATTTACGGGCCAGACCGGGTGCCACGGATTGCCAATCTCCTCAAGGGGCAACCGATCGCCTCACCCGAAGAGGGTTACTTGAATCTGATCCATGTGGTCGATGCAGCCCGTGCCGTGATCGCAGCGTGGCAGCATCCTGAGCACCGCTTGTTTGTCGTTGGCGATGACGAGCCGATGCAACGACGCGAGTTTTATTGCCAAATCGCACGCCAATGTGGCGTTTCGCCTCCTGTTTTCCAGGCTCCGGAGCAGGGATCCGCCAAACAAATGCGGAGTGAAAGCAATAAGCGGATTTGGAATCGCCGATTGAAGGAGAAATTGCTACCCAAGCTCGCCTTTCCGACCTACCGTGAAGGTTTGGCTCAAATTTTGAAAAATCAGCGATTTTAAGCCCGTAAGCCGATTTTGCACTCCGACACTTAGGTTGCCTCAACACATAGGCGGAATGAGGGGCGGTTTATCCACCTTCGCTTTCAACCGGGTTCTCGTGGTTCCCCCGTCCTGCGTAGAATGCCGCAACCGTATTCCCTTCTCTGAGATTCGATTCGTTATGTTGATTCGTAAACCCATTTTTCCAGGCGTGATCGAGCTTAATTTTCAAGCAGGCGAAGTGCTTGGTTGCAACGTCTACCTGGTCTACGATCAAGATGAATGGATCTTGATCGACATTGGTTACGAGGAGACGGTCGATGATTACATCGAAATCATCCGCCAGCTTGATTTTCCAATCTCGCGTTGCAAGACGCTCGTGGCCACGCATGCCGACGTCGATCACATCCAAGGGCTCGCCAAGGCAAAGCAACTGCTCAAAACCTCGGTCACCGGGCATCCCAATGCGGTCAAGCCACTGCGTGACGGGGACACCTTGATCACGTTGGCGGAAATCGAAGCCCAGAATCTGAAGCTTGCGATGCCGCCCGTCGACGTCGAACATCAAGTCAACGATGGCGACATCATTAACGTCGGCAACATCGAGCTAGAGGTTTGGCATACGCCCGGGCACACCGACAGCCAATTGGCCTTTCGCCATGGCGATGTCTTGCTCAGCGGTGATAATATTTATCGCGATGGTTGCATCGGAGCAATCGACGCTCATCACGGCAGCGACATCAAGGCGTTTGTTAAATCGCTCGAGCGGATTCGCGATAGTGACGTCAAATGGTTGGCGCCGAGTCATGGCCCGATCTTCCGCAACGACAAAGATCTGCTCAATCGCACCATTGATCGTCTTCGTGGCTACTTGAAAATGGCCGACTTTGGGACACTCGCGGACAGT carries:
- a CDS encoding ComEC/Rec2 family competence protein; the encoded protein is MAAVSVAAPDREAGWHFATFWPRHPLLLLAIAAAVGIVIDAWITQPFQSRVAFWGAVALVSCVLFVLGAAARKRFAVVLAVMSLAGLWHGYNDSRYQTASILNELAAYPEPAIVEGTVDRPVVLRRNPLADSVRGRDQSPWQSVLELQLHRVRMGQRFHACDGRVMVVGGGRLDHFRPGDTVRVHGELAPIMAPNNPGENDLRPVYRRRGIHARMDVDRENQIQLREQSFVLGRVVAGMATRSRELLLRHTGASAGPLAVALVIGQRDFVDPETRDLLLVTGTAHLLSVSGLHLAIVIILASGIAILLRFPLGAKIVWVLAICCLYTAITGGRPPVMRAAVLVAMVMFSLWFKRPAQPINTLSLAALILLAINPENLFHVGVQLSFLAVATLFLCQGRAVTHSHAAGLAIENEQRIDALIESSQSATVRYARIGWMWLGRMVWFSGCVTAISIPLVWHQFHMVSLISVATNVILSPFLFFSLASGVATVVVGWALESLAAIPGFLCGFGLQRMREIIGIAAEIPYGHFWLPSPPAAWVFVFYLVMVLSLCWPQSRASSHFRYGWIAFWMGAAWIMATTHSPLESGSFEATFVDVGHGTSVVLRDDRGRVFLYDCGRLANEMGSSRDIDATLWSLGVTRLDAIFLSHADSDHYNAIPGVLRRFQVDRIITPPGMLGKQELGLRATREAIESANVPVIEVHDAVLVPELPPEFSLLHPPKRRVAGNDNANSLVLQVDVGGRALLLPGDLEPPGTEVLINKRRPPLGSVLMAPHHGSLTMDAESILQWSRPAEVIVSGGKRSRKPAVRAMLNTTGAGVYVTAEVGAVRVRIGRDGEVEVRSWKRSPW
- a CDS encoding S1C family serine protease, whose translation is MNSFPSARRTATGLFAILLATLVATDTLHAQESRTAEWLRQGFSVKVSHRRDNGEMMQLVRPILSAVEQSVVQVISGGRTAALGTIVGAEGYVLTKRSELSGGDPIRVRLYDGRLLPARVAAVRRANDLALLKIDADTHVKPAEFYPQLPPVGSFLITTGRTGRPIGIGSLGVLERRVDHKGRLGVVLGNSSNGRARVQGVWPDSGADEAGIEPEDQIIAINGREVFTSDNVITTLRGMFPGESVQLTIVRAGSTMEMNAGIREFGVLQESENDSRVNGPRNARLSGFERVFQHDTLLDPDQCGGPVLDSSGRVIGLNIARAGRVVSYALPSSLVLPELNSMLQEVRGSVE
- a CDS encoding S1C family serine protease, encoding MESVLNPTEALISPAIAPALKIRCLVILALGLVIAASAPIAPLEAQQLFPSPSESSSASVSPNGTLVSVPSPLQPLLRKGGIPSSLDQMQLLEKQQQRVAAQAKNCTVSVQIGAAQGCGVIITESGYILTAAHVAMRPKKNAVIKLQDGRTVTATTYGMNRSVDAGLIKINDGQNEGRPWQHATLGTSEHLVPGMWCIATGHPGGYDRERGPVTRVGRILTVRPDAIVTDCALIGGDSGGPLFDIEGRLIAVHSRIGNDVADNLHIPVDHYDFSWKRLAASEAWGVLPGFRPVLGVRGNQTEEVARVLEVNKGSPAEDAGIQVNDIVERFGEMTVTDFASLSKAVSDTMPGERVEIWVNRQDQRIRVVVEIGRAD
- a CDS encoding SDR family oxidoreductase, with protein sequence MPKSRVLIVGCGYLGSVVADFARDAGHTVYTTTRRPSRATELQRRGFQPIVADWTDRSRLQRLPEVDRVLVAVSYDASSGVSRYESQVGGLRNLLGVVNPQAPLCYISTTGVYHQTDGRWVDERSPTKPNREGGKVHLQAEDLLHRHRPNAPWTILRLAGIYGPDRVPRIANLLKGQPIASPEEGYLNLIHVVDAARAVIAAWQHPEHRLFVVGDDEPMQRREFYCQIARQCGVSPPVFQAPEQGSAKQMRSESNKRIWNRRLKEKLLPKLAFPTYREGLAQILKNQRF
- a CDS encoding MBL fold metallo-hydrolase, which encodes MLIRKPIFPGVIELNFQAGEVLGCNVYLVYDQDEWILIDIGYEETVDDYIEIIRQLDFPISRCKTLVATHADVDHIQGLAKAKQLLKTSVTGHPNAVKPLRDGDTLITLAEIEAQNLKLAMPPVDVEHQVNDGDIINVGNIELEVWHTPGHTDSQLAFRHGDVLLSGDNIYRDGCIGAIDAHHGSDIKAFVKSLERIRDSDVKWLAPSHGPIFRNDKDLLNRTIDRLRGYLKMADFGTLADSWPLMDQWDDEVAEGILPEGLVPPKP